The DNA window GATGTCAGGACATATGTGGATCTGTTCATCCTGAGCAATGCATTTTAAGAGTTGCAGCAAATAGTGTAAAGAAACCTACAGGTATTACATTAGACCAGCTGaacctaattttatttttaagttttattcaGAAGCATCACATAGCAAGTAAACTTCAAAATCTAAGTTTAGTTACAAACTagttgtttcttattttttttttccagtccccttttgctttcttttacgACCACATGAAACTTGAGAAGCCATCTAAAGCTAAATCATTTAGTGGAGTTGGGCAATTCCCAAGTGTCCAACAAGAAGGCCTGGTTTAGGCTGCGATGGCCACTGTCATTCCTGGTGATTTGTCAGAAGTAAGAGATACCCAGAAAGTCCCTTCAGGGAAACGTAAGCGTGGTGaaaccaaaccaagaaaaaactTTCCTTGCCAACTGTGTGACAAGGCCTTTAACAGTGTTGAGAAATTAAAGGTTCACTCATACTCTCACACAGGAGAGAGGCCCTACAAGTGCACACAACAAGACTGCACCAAGGCCTTTGTTTCTAAGTACAAATTACTAAGGTATTAAACTCTATTTATCTTTCAGATTATATTATCTATTTTATGTTGGCCGTGTTAAGCCGTGTAAAAGTATATATTTGTGTACGCCTTCAGCTGATTGCAGAGAGGATGTGTTAATTAAAGTAGCCATGGGATTGTTTCTAGAATTCTAAATTACCTAAGTTTGCAAGCTAAtgtctttgattttgtttcttaatttgttttctgcttttgttttctgtttgtttgtttgctgttttttttttttttctaaatgagcgtagaattttcatttgtataaGGAATTGTCAcgagaaaaaaagaatatggaCTGAAAATTTTTTGGCTATGGACTTTTACATGAGTACTTTCATACTTGCCCCTATACCCCTGTTACATTAGCTAAAACCCACCAAAACTAAAGTGTCGATTTAAGAGAAATGGCTCGCGTTTTGCTATATTTAAATTTGTCGAACTGTCTTTGTAGTGTCATGCTTTCAGTTAAAAGGTTCTGTTGCAAAGCAGCCCTTAGTGTAGTATTTATCTGCCATTAAAAAATGAGCACGTGTGTTTTTTGGTCAAAATAATTACTTACAGAATATATCTGTGTTTAAAGGCATATGGCTACTCATTCTCCTGAGAAAACCCACAAGTGTAATTATTGTGAGAAAATGTTTCACCGAAAAGATCACCTAAAGAATCACCTACATACACACAATCCCAACAAAGAGGCCTTTAAGTGTGAAGAATGTGGAAAGAACTACAATACCAAGCTTGGGTTCAAACGTCACCTGGCTTTGCATGCTGCAACAAGCGGTGACCTCACCTGTAAGGTATGTTTGCAGACTTTTGAAAGCACAGGAGTGCTGCTGGAGCACCTAAAAACTCACGCAGGCAAGTCATCGGGTggagtgaaggagaaaaaacaccaGTGTGAACACTGTGATCGTCGGTTCTACACCCGAAAGGATGTCCGTAGACACATGGTAGTGCACACTGGAAGAAAGGACTTCCTCTGTCAGTACTGTGCACAGAGATTTGGGCGGAAGGATCACCTCACACGCCACATGAAGAAAAGTCACAACCAAGAACTTTTGAAGGTCAAAACAGAGCCAATGGACCTTCTAGATCCCTTTACCTGCAATGTTTCTGTGCCTATTAAGGATGAGCTGCTTCCAGTGATGTCTTTACCTTCCAGTGAACTGACATCAAAGCCATTTACAAACACTTTGCAATTAAATCTCTACAACACTCAGATTCAGTCCATGCAGAGTTCTGCATCTGCACACCAAATGGTTGCCACATCGTTACCATTGGGAATGCCTTGTCCAATAGATATGGAGTCTGTCCACCCTTCTCACCAGCTATCGTTGAAATATCCGCTCGGTACTACCTCATACGCAATTTCTATGCCTGAAAAAGAACAGCCATTGAAAGGGGAAATCGAAAGTTACTTAATGGAGTTGCAAAGTGGTATGCCTTCTTCATCCCAGGATTCTCAAGCATCTTCATCAAAACTAGGGCTGGATCCGCAAGTAGGGCCACTAGATGATGGGTCTGGGGAGGTTTCCCTTTCCAAGGGCTCCGTTCCTATTAGCGAACCTCTAAACACCCCATCATTGGACTTTTCGCAGCTGTTCAACTTCATACCTGTAAATGGCCCTCCCTATAATCCTTCTGTTTCAGTGGGAAACCTCGGAATGAGTTATACGCAAGAGGAGGCACATTCTTCTATGACTCAACTTCCACCACAAACCCAGGATCCACAAGATCCCAGCAATAGTATAGGTCTTGGGTCTCTGCACTCGTTGTCAGCAGCTTTCACGAGCAGTCTAAGCACAACCACCACCCTACCGCGATTTCATCAAGCTTTCCAGTAGGATGTACAAAGCTGGCTTGTTACTGTCTATTTGTAGAAATGCCTTAGGTGACCATTTTTAACTTAGTGCCTACTATAAGACATTataaattttctgcttttgtacaGTACCAATCTCATGAAGCCagtaagaaatttaaattaacttttttaaaatgttttgaaagtgtTTATTCTCAGCTGTGTTtactttgttggttttttttttttttagaacagtCTCAttgtattgttttcattttcactgccaATCgacacatttaaaatgttcagtAGAAAGTCATCCCAAGCAAACTCTCAACACTcatccctttttaaaaactttttcaaCCATACCAGCTATTCCGTTTTATTGATGTCAGTGGTAGAACTACCACTTTTaccttttaatatatttaagtaTTTGCAAAGAATCCAGTTAAAATGTGTATCACAAAGGTTCCTgaagatttgggaaaaaaaattctccagtCCCTTTCCAAACAAATCCTCTTCCCAAATGGTGACACATCTGATCTGTTCTATAACGacaaatctaaatttttttaaataaatatggaattcagatttttctgaacacttgtgtgtgtatatatagaagtccatatatacacatgtacatatatatagcATTTTGACTTGTATTGAAGTCATTATAAAAGGTGTTAagaattttgccattttctggCTTAAATTTTTGTGGCCTGTTACGcataatggaagaaaaaaatttagtttaattctttaaaatcatGGCTGAACAGAATTTCAACAGAGAATCTCTGCTTGCCTAAATGACAAATGTTTCAAGTTGAATTTGGAACTGTGTTGTGCTTTCATGACTCTGGTAGAGAGAAACAGGCGAAATTAATGGCTGATCTTGAAATATAAAAGTGTTGTAATTTAGtaatgcagaatattttgtcgcagtttttgttttaattcttaacttgctgttttttctctttagtagCATAGAAAGAGTACTGCATAGGAATCTTCCAATAGTGTATTCACATTTGTAGGCATCAgtcttctcccagctgccaCCGCCAAAGGGTGGATCAAGTCCAGCCAGAAAGTGTGTAtctattttcagttcaaaactAGTGTGCAGTCAGAGAGTGAATGTAAATTTGCAAATAccagtttttgtttggttttttttttttttttttattggaatgATCTTTTCAGTTGTGTTACATGGTGTGTTATGTCCTCCTAAGCAACAAGTTAGACGTTAATCACACTTTCTACACCTGGGTACTTGGTTAGGGACTTTTTGCCCATTGCCAAGATTTAAAAACAGGACTCTTAGGAGTGAAGTAAAAGCATATTGCTTACACCACTTTTACCTAATGCAATATATTCTATTCCCCAACCCCTAATaaccaaaagaggaaaaaaaaaaaaaaaaaaaacaaccaactaACCCTGTGATGCATGAAAGCAAACTAGATTTGCTGTAATTCAACAATAACAttcttttccttgttatttttgttcaaggaattaaaaaatagaaatcacGTACATTAAGATCTCTCAAACAATAATGAGGATTCATACAAGGTTTTAAGTGGTTAAACTAAATAtacttcacagaaacaaaagttgCTCCCATTTAAGGAGCTCATGCTCCAGATGTTTTATCAGTAgctcctactttttttttttttaattctaggaGCAATATGCAGGTGTAGTTTTACTATTTTATACAtatgtgtatttaaattttattactgaaagataccatttttataaatgtgtttgtgttCCAAAGGCATTAAAATAAGGATGTATTAATAAGGAAAATACCTTTTGAAATTCTGCAAACTACTCCTAGGTTTTGGGTTTAGGAGCACGTTCTCTCAAAGTGGGCTTTTAGCTCTGCTTCATGACTGCTTCCTCTGGTTTCTGTGAAACAGATTGCTCGCTTACTTACATCTTTAGTTGAATGATTTGTtcaatattgctttttttctcgTCACCTTTCTAAAGGAAAGAATAACACAGATGAACAGAGCACAAGGTGAACGCAACCGAATGTAACTCTAGTTAAATCAGCAACCCATAACGCATCTAGGAAGAACTCGGGTTTATTCTCGATCTTTTAAATCAATCTGAGATGAAGATAGATGGACTTAATTCCTCCAGTGGGCCACGTCCCGCGTGGAGCCGAGCATCTGTAATTCcccctgcagcagaggaaattgCGAGGGCTCTGCATCCTGCGGCTGGCCCAGCAGCGTGGCCGGGCAGCATTGCCTGTCCTGGGCAGCCTCTGGCACACCAGTTTCCAATCCGTAGCGACTGTTCATCAGTCTCAGTTGCCGATTAGACTTGAttaacaaaccaaaacccaacagacACTTTGCCAACATCTGTTTCTTAGCGCGTAGCCAGAGTCCTTACTACTTTGTTCGTGCCTTAGCTTCCTGAAAAGGGATTGACATTTCACTTTGGAGTTAGACGTACATTTCACTTGAGAAATAGGGACCTCAGACAAGATATTGAACCTCATTCAGTCAGGGTTTCAGTGGGTGGCAGCACCAAGTGTGTGTGCCGCTTGACCTAGGATGTATGGTA is part of the Balearica regulorum gibbericeps isolate bBalReg1 chromosome 2, bBalReg1.pri, whole genome shotgun sequence genome and encodes:
- the PLAG1 gene encoding zinc finger protein PLAG1 isoform X1 translates to MATVIPGDLSEVRDTQKVPSGKRKRGETKPRKNFPCQLCDKAFNSVEKLKVHSYSHTGERPYKCTQQDCTKAFVSKYKLLRHMATHSPEKTHKCNYCEKMFHRKDHLKNHLHTHNPNKEAFKCEECGKNYNTKLGFKRHLALHAATSGDLTCKVCLQTFESTGVLLEHLKTHAGKSSGGVKEKKHQCEHCDRRFYTRKDVRRHMVVHTGRKDFLCQYCAQRFGRKDHLTRHMKKSHNQELLKVKTEPMDLLDPFTCNVSVPIKDELLPVMSLPSSELTSKPFTNTLQLNLYNTQIQSMQSSASAHQMVATSLPLGMPCPIDMESVHPSHQLSLKYPLGTTSYAISMPEKEQPLKGEIESYLMELQSGMPSSSQDSQASSSKLGLDPQVGPLDDGSGEVSLSKGSVPISEPLNTPSLDFSQLFNFIPVNGPPYNPSVSVGNLGMSYTQEEAHSSMTQLPPQTQDPQDPSNSIGLGSLHSLSAAFTSSLSTTTTLPRFHQAFQ
- the PLAG1 gene encoding zinc finger protein PLAG1 isoform X2 is translated as MATHSPEKTHKCNYCEKMFHRKDHLKNHLHTHNPNKEAFKCEECGKNYNTKLGFKRHLALHAATSGDLTCKVCLQTFESTGVLLEHLKTHAGKSSGGVKEKKHQCEHCDRRFYTRKDVRRHMVVHTGRKDFLCQYCAQRFGRKDHLTRHMKKSHNQELLKVKTEPMDLLDPFTCNVSVPIKDELLPVMSLPSSELTSKPFTNTLQLNLYNTQIQSMQSSASAHQMVATSLPLGMPCPIDMESVHPSHQLSLKYPLGTTSYAISMPEKEQPLKGEIESYLMELQSGMPSSSQDSQASSSKLGLDPQVGPLDDGSGEVSLSKGSVPISEPLNTPSLDFSQLFNFIPVNGPPYNPSVSVGNLGMSYTQEEAHSSMTQLPPQTQDPQDPSNSIGLGSLHSLSAAFTSSLSTTTTLPRFHQAFQ